A region of the Oncorhynchus gorbuscha isolate QuinsamMale2020 ecotype Even-year linkage group LG02, OgorEven_v1.0, whole genome shotgun sequence genome:
ACTGTAGCATAACATTTTTTAGGTAGGTCTCCTCCCCATTTTGTCCCGCTTGCTTCTGTTTatttcctagtgaatacacccctgtACTCAATCACAGCATCGTCCAATCAGCTATTTACACCAGTATCACCCTGACAACGTGTCTGGAAACAACACAGGTAACTCAGGTTACCACTAGGAAGTCCCGGCGTCTTTGCTGCTCAACCAAACACACAAACTAATGGGTTAGTGCTATTGGGAATGgttgggacatccctaccctaaacctaacttgAAAGGCTTGCACATATGGCTCCGAATGGGGATTTAGCGTTCGTCTGTCGAGCGTTCGTCTGTCGAGCGTTGCCGAGCGTTCGCTGTCGAGCGTTCAGCGCActgtgttttagggaccaccgTTTATAGACGTCTGACCAGAGACACATTTAACCTGATTCTACATGTAAAATCTGTGCGCACTCGGTTCACAAATTACGTTCAGAGGGGCCAAGTACTCTGGGCCAGAAAACACTACTGCTGTGTCTGAGCCCTTAACCTCGGGccgaaccttaacccttacctagaCTAGTTTAAATTTAAACTTGAATGGGATGACATTGTTGGGACGTCCCAAGCATCCCAAATAGCAAGGACCCTAACAAATACCGAAGAGAAAACACATGATGTACAGGGTAAAGTTTCCCTAGGAACAGATTTTGGATCAGCTCTTCACCTCCACAAATCCCAACATAAAACAGTGgaggaaatgcaaaactgattcAAGATCAGAATCTAGGGCAACTTCACTCTACACCGATCATTCACCACAATGGTTTcaatgtgtcacacacacacacacacacacacacacacacacacacacacacacacacacacacacacacacacacacacacacacacacacacacacacacacacacacaaattaccGAACAGAACAGCGAAGAACCACAATATAAACAAGAGAATACTTTCTTGATTTTCAAGAAATGAAAATAGCCAAATAACTAATACAGCGTTTCCCCCCCTGACTGCTCGTTATAACTACTGAACCTGTCCTTCTCCACTATGTTGAATAACCTGTCCCTCTCCACTATGTTGAGTAACCCGTCCTTCTCCACTATGTTGATTAACCTGTCCTTCTCCACTATGTTGAGTAACCCGTCCTTCTCCACTATGTTGATTAACCTGTCCTTCTCCACTACCTACCATCACTATGTTGAGTAACCCGTCCTTCTCCACTATGTTGAGTAACCTGTCCTTCTCCGCTACCTACCATCACTATGTTGAATAACCTGTCCTTCTCCACTATGTTGAGTAACCTGTCCTTCTCCACTATGTTGATTAACCTGTCCTTCTCCACTATGTTGATTAACCTGTCCTTCTCCACTATGTTGATTAACCTGTCCTTCTCCACTACCATGTTGAGTAACCTGTCCTTCTCCGCTACCTACTAGTATAAAAAATATAACAAAAAAATCCTTGGTTGTGTAGTAAGTTGATTGTCATACAGTGACTCAATCACAAGCCCATCTGCATGTCAGCGAAGTTGAAGAAGTTGTCCACATCTCGAGAGGAAGTATTTCTGTTGTCTGAAACAAACACCTGCAGGGAATAGGACAGAGTTACTTCACATACAGGTACTATATTATTAGCTAGTTCAGTTCTGACTAACACTTTCAGTACTATTGATAAAATCCTGAGCTCTTTTTAAAATGGTATTTTACCAGGTTAGTTTCACTGACATTAAaacaataaatgtaaaaaaatatatataaatgaatatatgaccccttttttctccccaatttcgtattATCCAACTGGTAGTTAcagtctcatcgctgcaactcccgtacggactcgggagaggcgaaggtcgagagccgtgcgtcctccgaaacacgacccgaccaagtcgcactgcttcttgacacaatgccagCTTAACctagaagccagccgcaccaatgtgtcggaggaaacgccgtgcacctggcgaccatgttagcgtgcactgcgcccggtccgccacaggagtcgctagtgcccgatgggacaaggacatccctgccgaccaaaccctcccctaacccggtaccctccctaacccggacgacgctgggccaaaccctcccctaacccggacgacgctgaaacgacgacgctgggccaaaccctccctaacccggacgacgctgggccaaaccctcccctaacgacgctgggccgaaCCCTCCTaatcccggacgacgctgggccaaaccctcccctaacccggacgacgctgggccaaaccctcccctaacccggacgatgctgagccaaacctcccctaacccagacgacgctgagccaaaccctccccctaacccagacgacgctgggccaaaccctcccctaacgacgctgggccgaaCCCTCTCCTaatcccggacgacgctgggccaaaccctctcctaatcccggacgacgctgggccaaacccggacgacgctgggccaaacctcccctaacccggacgctgggccaaaccctccccctaacccggacgacgctgagccaaaccctcccctaacccggacgacgctgggccaaaccctcccctaacccagacgacgctgggccaaaccctccctaacccggacgacgctgggccaaaccctccctaacccggacgacgctgggccaaaccctccctaacctggacgacgctgggtcaattgtgcgccgccccatgggtatCCCGGTTGCGGCAGGCTGCGGCAGAACCTGGACTAGAACCAGTAACAcagctagcactgagatgcagtgccttagaccactgtgccactcagtaGGCCCAACAAATGTTTTGTCTAGAGATGTCAGAAATGCTGTTACCTTGGTTCCACTGAACATCTCACTGGCAATGCTCTTGCAGGCCTCCACTACCCCGTCCCCATTCAACTCCAGAGCTGTCACTGGGCCTGTGGCAAAAAGAGATGCAGTTCAGAAATGCATGCCTAATCATCATAAGCACTAAACCAACTCATTAACACAATTCTTTCCTTCAACTATGAGGATCTTATCCCCCCTTTCTCTTGGTTCAAAGGTCATCATACATCACAGAGAACCAGAAACAGCAAACCGATGTCTGCCCTAGCCCAAACCGATAGCCTCAAACCGATGTCTGCCCTAGCCTCAAACCGATGTCTGCCCTAGCCTCAAACCGATGTCTGCCCTAGCCTCAAACCGATGTCTGCCCTAGCCTCAAACCGATGTCTGCCCTAGCCTCAAACCGATGTCTGCCCTAGCCTCAAACCGATGTCTGCCCTAGCCTCAAACCAACGATTAACCCAGATGATATGCAGATTGTCtgcaggccctggtcaaaagtagtgccctgtaTAGAGAATAAGGAGGGACAGTCTGTGTTCCTTACCGTTGGTGATCCACTCCAGGAGTCCCTCTGCATCGCTCTGGAACACTCTGCTGACGTCCTCGGGGCGCATGGACACTTCCTTAGTCTGGATCAGCACAAACCCTTTCCCAGAGGCCTGGAGTtaatacagacaggaagcaatgACACCATTAAACCCTTTCCCAGAGGCCTGGAGTtaatacagacaggaagcaatgACACCGTTAAACCCTTTCCCAGAGGCCTGGTTAGTTAATACAGACCTGGAGGAAGCAATGACACCGTTAAACCCTTTCCCAGAGGCCTGGAGTtaatacagacaggaagcaatgACACCGTTAAACCCTTTCCCAAAGGCCTGGAGTtaatacagacaggaagcaatgACACAGAGGCCTGAGTtaatacagacaggaagcaatgAC
Encoded here:
- the LOC123995908 gene encoding protein XRP2-like, which encodes MRPEDVSRVFQSDAEGLLEWITNGPVTALELNGDGVVEACKSIASEMFSGTKVFVSDNRNTSSRDVDNFFNFADMQMGL